In Pseudomonas sp. MYb327, one DNA window encodes the following:
- a CDS encoding SulP family inorganic anion transporter, which produces MALPSRHSLFPFLTWLPRQTRASVGRDLIVGLSGAILALPQSIAYALIAGLPPEYGLYAAIIPVLIACLWGSSWHLICGPTAAISIVLYASVSPLAVPATQDYVTLILLLTLLAGIFQWLLGLLRFGALVNFVSHSVVLGFTLGAAVVIAIGQLPNLLGLDLPSQATALDSFIALFQHLGEVDKPSLILGLATVVVGVILKLMLPRWPTLLMTLVLGALLVWIWPSMFGHVQLVSAFAGKLPPFSPLPLDLDMILRLLPSAVAVGMLGLVTSLSIARSLSARSQQLLDANQEVRAQGLSNIVGAFFSGSLSAGSFTRSGLSYDAGACSPLAGIFSALWVALFAVFGASLIAHIPIPAMAGSILLIAWGLIDHRGIRALLRVSRAEFVVMALTCVATLLLELQTAIYAGVLASLFFYLKRTSQPRVQHVRDGDDDILRVGGSIFFGASHYLQVRLQRMHGARVVIEAQQINFIDYSGVEMLHQEARRLLRQDRSLTLRRARPQVVEELRKLEGAEKCPIRFED; this is translated from the coding sequence ATGGCCCTTCCCAGCCGCCATTCACTCTTCCCCTTTCTCACCTGGCTACCCCGGCAAACCCGTGCCAGCGTCGGTCGTGACCTGATCGTCGGCCTCAGCGGCGCGATTCTCGCGTTGCCGCAATCCATTGCCTACGCCCTGATTGCCGGTCTCCCACCTGAGTACGGCTTGTACGCGGCGATCATCCCGGTGTTGATCGCTTGTCTCTGGGGCTCGTCGTGGCATTTGATCTGCGGTCCTACAGCCGCCATCTCCATTGTCCTCTACGCCAGCGTCAGTCCTCTGGCCGTTCCCGCGACACAGGATTACGTCACCCTGATTCTGTTGCTGACGTTGCTGGCCGGGATTTTCCAGTGGCTGCTGGGTTTGCTGCGCTTTGGCGCGCTGGTGAATTTCGTATCTCATTCGGTGGTGCTCGGCTTCACCCTCGGTGCAGCGGTGGTGATTGCCATCGGCCAATTGCCTAATTTGCTGGGTCTGGATTTGCCCAGCCAGGCCACTGCCCTGGATAGTTTTATTGCCCTGTTCCAGCACCTTGGCGAGGTGGACAAGCCTTCGCTGATCCTGGGCCTGGCTACCGTGGTGGTCGGCGTAATCCTGAAGCTGATGTTGCCGCGCTGGCCGACACTGTTAATGACACTGGTGCTGGGCGCGTTGCTGGTCTGGATCTGGCCCTCGATGTTCGGACACGTGCAATTGGTCAGCGCGTTCGCCGGCAAGTTGCCGCCGTTCAGTCCGCTGCCGCTGGACCTGGACATGATCCTGCGCCTGCTGCCCAGTGCCGTGGCGGTCGGCATGCTCGGGCTGGTGACCAGCCTGTCGATTGCCCGTTCCTTGTCGGCGCGTTCTCAACAGTTGCTCGATGCCAATCAGGAAGTGCGCGCCCAGGGACTATCGAACATCGTCGGGGCGTTTTTTTCCGGATCATTGTCGGCCGGGTCTTTCACCCGTTCGGGCCTGAGTTACGACGCGGGTGCCTGTTCGCCATTGGCGGGGATTTTTTCGGCGTTATGGGTGGCGCTGTTTGCGGTTTTCGGCGCAAGCCTGATCGCACACATTCCGATCCCGGCCATGGCTGGCAGTATTTTATTGATCGCTTGGGGCTTGATTGACCATCGCGGTATCCGCGCGTTATTGCGGGTCAGCCGCGCTGAATTCGTGGTGATGGCCCTGACGTGTGTCGCCACGTTGCTGTTGGAGTTGCAAACGGCAATCTATGCCGGCGTACTGGCTTCGCTGTTCTTCTACCTCAAGCGCACCTCGCAACCGCGGGTTCAGCATGTGCGCGACGGCGATGACGACATCCTGCGGGTTGGCGGCTCGATATTTTTCGGCGCCAGCCATTACCTGCAAGTACGCCTGCAACGGATGCACGGTGCGCGCGTGGTGATCGAAGCGCAGCAGATCAACTTCATCGACTATTCGGGGGTGGAGATGCTGCATCAGGAAGCGCGGCGGCTGTTGCGCCAGGATCGCAGTTTGACCTTGCGCCGGGCGAGGCCGCAGGTGGTGGAGGAATTGCGCAAGCTCGAAGGTGCCGAGAAATGTCCGATCCGGTTTGAGGATTGA
- the aroE gene encoding shikimate dehydrogenase, with protein MDRYVVFGNPIGHSKSPLIHRLFAEQTAQKLDYSTSLAPLDDFSGCARAFFLEGCGANVTVPFKEEAYRLADSLTARAQRAGAVNTLSKLEDGTLLGDNTDGAGLVRDLTVNAGFSLKGKRILLLGAGGAVRGALEPLLAEQPASVVIANRTVDKAELLAELFCDLGPVSASGYDWLQESVDLIINATSASLSGDVPPIATSLIEPGKTLCYDMMYGKEPTSFCRWASENGAAVAMDGLGMLAEQAAEAFFLWRGVRPDTAPVLAELRRQLAL; from the coding sequence ATGGACCGTTACGTCGTATTCGGTAACCCGATTGGCCACAGCAAATCGCCGTTGATTCATCGCCTGTTTGCCGAGCAGACCGCGCAGAAACTCGACTACAGCACTTCGCTGGCACCCCTCGACGACTTTTCCGGCTGCGCCCGGGCGTTTTTCCTCGAAGGTTGCGGGGCGAATGTGACGGTGCCCTTCAAGGAAGAAGCCTATCGCCTGGCCGATAGCCTGACTGCGCGGGCGCAGCGGGCCGGGGCGGTGAATACCCTGAGCAAGCTCGAAGATGGCACGTTGTTGGGCGATAACACCGACGGTGCCGGTCTGGTGCGGGACCTTACGGTGAACGCCGGTTTCAGCCTCAAGGGCAAACGCATCCTGCTGCTCGGCGCTGGCGGCGCGGTACGCGGGGCGCTGGAGCCTTTGCTGGCCGAGCAACCGGCGTCGGTGGTCATCGCCAACCGCACTGTGGACAAGGCCGAGTTGCTGGCGGAACTGTTCTGCGATCTGGGACCGGTGTCGGCCAGTGGTTACGACTGGTTGCAGGAGTCGGTGGACCTGATCATCAACGCGACGTCCGCCAGTTTATCGGGCGATGTCCCGCCGATTGCCACCAGCCTGATCGAACCGGGCAAGACGCTGTGTTACGACATGATGTACGGCAAGGAGCCGACTTCGTTCTGTCGCTGGGCCAGCGAGAATGGGGCGGCGGTGGCGATGGATGGCTTGGGGATGCTCGCCGAGCAAGCGGCGGAGGCGTTCTTCCTGTGGCGCGGCGTGCGCCCGGATACGGCGCCGGTACTGGCCGAACTGCGCCGGCAGCTGGCGCTATAA
- the hemF gene encoding oxygen-dependent coproporphyrinogen oxidase, whose amino-acid sequence MTTRTEAVKAYLLDLQDRICAALEAEDGGTRFVEDAWTRPAGGGGRTRVIENGTVIEKGGVNFSHVFGSGLPPSASAHRPELAGRGFEALGVSLVIHPHNPHVPTSHANVRFFIAEKEGEEPVWWFGGGFDLTPYYGNEEDCVHWHRVAEQACAPFGPDVYSRYKAWCDSYFHIKHRHEPRGIGGLFFDDLNEWDFDTSFAFMRAIGDAYIEAYLPIVQRRKNDAFTAKQREFQEFRRGRYVEFNLVYDRGTLFGLQSGGRTESILMSLPPQVRWGYDWKAEPGSEEARLTDYFLQDRDWLAEA is encoded by the coding sequence ATGACTACCCGCACCGAGGCCGTAAAAGCCTATCTGCTCGACCTGCAAGACCGCATTTGTGCTGCCCTGGAAGCCGAAGACGGTGGCACGCGCTTCGTCGAAGACGCCTGGACCCGGCCTGCCGGCGGAGGCGGCCGTACGCGGGTGATCGAGAACGGCACGGTCATCGAAAAGGGTGGCGTCAACTTTTCCCACGTCTTCGGCAGTGGTTTGCCACCATCCGCCAGCGCCCATCGGCCGGAACTGGCCGGGCGCGGCTTCGAAGCCCTGGGCGTGTCGCTGGTGATCCACCCGCACAACCCGCATGTACCGACTTCCCACGCCAACGTGCGTTTTTTCATCGCCGAAAAAGAAGGCGAAGAACCGGTCTGGTGGTTCGGCGGCGGTTTCGACCTGACTCCTTATTACGGCAACGAAGAAGACTGCGTGCACTGGCACCGCGTCGCCGAGCAGGCCTGCGCGCCGTTCGGTCCCGATGTCTATTCGCGCTACAAAGCCTGGTGCGACAGCTATTTCCACATCAAGCATCGCCACGAACCACGGGGCATCGGTGGCCTGTTTTTCGATGACCTGAACGAGTGGGATTTCGACACCAGTTTCGCCTTCATGCGCGCCATCGGCGACGCGTACATCGAGGCATATCTGCCGATCGTGCAGCGTCGCAAGAACGATGCGTTCACCGCCAAGCAGCGGGAGTTCCAGGAATTCCGCCGTGGGCGTTACGTCGAGTTCAACCTGGTTTACGACCGTGGCACCTTGTTCGGCCTGCAATCGGGTGGGCGTACCGAGTCGATCCTGATGTCCCTGCCGCCACAAGTGCGCTGGGGTTATGACTGGAAAGCCGAGCCTGGCAGCGAAGAAGCGCGCCTGACTGATTACTTCCTGCAAGATCGCGATTGGTTGGCCGAGGCCTGA
- a CDS encoding NADPH:quinone reductase, with the protein MAKRIQFRAHGGPDVLEYVDYQPAEPGSKEVRLSNKAIGLNFIDTYYRSGLYPPPSLPSGVGSEGAGVVEAVGSEVTRFKVGDRVAYGSGPLGAYSDVHVLPEANLVHLPDAISFETAAGVMLKGLTVQYLLRQTYELKGGETILFHAAAGGVGSLACQWAKALGVKLIGTVSSAEKAALAKANGAWATIDYSHENVAQRVLELTDGKKVPVVYDGVGKDTWLTSLDSAAPRGLVVSFGNASGAVDGVNLGILAGKGSLYVTRPTLGTYANNAENLQRMADELFEMIISGKLIVDISQRYPLADAAKAQTELSARRTTGSVILLP; encoded by the coding sequence ATGGCAAAGCGAATTCAGTTCCGCGCCCATGGCGGTCCCGATGTACTCGAGTATGTGGATTACCAACCCGCCGAGCCCGGCTCCAAGGAAGTGCGCCTGAGCAACAAGGCCATCGGCCTGAACTTCATCGACACGTACTATCGCAGCGGCCTCTATCCACCACCGTCCCTGCCATCGGGCGTGGGCTCGGAAGGTGCGGGCGTGGTCGAGGCGGTGGGCAGCGAAGTGACCCGGTTCAAGGTTGGCGATCGCGTGGCTTATGGCAGCGGTCCGTTGGGCGCCTATAGCGATGTTCACGTTTTGCCCGAGGCCAACCTGGTGCATCTGCCGGACGCCATCAGCTTCGAAACGGCAGCCGGGGTGATGCTTAAAGGCCTGACGGTGCAGTATCTGCTGCGCCAGACCTATGAGCTCAAGGGTGGCGAAACCATTCTTTTCCACGCTGCAGCTGGTGGTGTCGGCTCTTTAGCCTGCCAATGGGCCAAGGCCCTGGGCGTCAAGCTGATCGGTACGGTGAGCTCAGCGGAAAAAGCCGCACTGGCCAAGGCCAACGGTGCGTGGGCGACCATCGACTACAGTCATGAAAACGTCGCACAACGTGTACTGGAATTGACTGACGGCAAAAAAGTCCCGGTGGTGTACGACGGCGTCGGCAAGGACACCTGGCTGACCTCGCTCGACAGCGCAGCGCCGCGTGGGCTGGTGGTGAGTTTCGGCAATGCGTCGGGCGCGGTGGACGGGGTGAACTTGGGGATTCTGGCGGGGAAAGGCTCGCTGTATGTCACCCGGCCGACCCTGGGGACGTACGCCAACAATGCGGAAAACCTGCAGCGGATGGCGGACGAACTGTTCGAGATGATCATCAGCGGCAAGCTGATTGTGGATATCAGCCAGCGTTATCCATTGGCTGATGCGGCGAAGGCGCAGACCGAGTTGTCGGCGCGGCGCACGACGGGGTCGGTCATTCTGTTGCCTTAA
- a CDS encoding L-threonylcarbamoyladenylate synthase: MVNSWRVQQAAQAVRAGAVIAYPTEAVWGLGCDPWDEEAVDRLLMIKGRSVDKGLILVADNIRQFDFLFEDFPELWMDRMASTWPGPNTWLVPHQNMLPQWITGVHETVALRVSDHPQVRDLCALVGPLVSTSANPQGRPAARTRIRVEQYFRGQIDLVLGGNLGGRKNPSVIRDLATGHVVRPD; the protein is encoded by the coding sequence ATGGTCAACAGTTGGCGTGTGCAACAAGCCGCGCAAGCAGTTCGCGCCGGGGCGGTGATTGCCTACCCAACCGAAGCTGTCTGGGGTCTGGGGTGCGACCCGTGGGACGAAGAGGCAGTGGATCGTTTGCTGATGATCAAGGGCCGGTCTGTGGATAAGGGCCTGATCCTGGTTGCCGACAACATTCGCCAGTTCGACTTCCTGTTCGAAGATTTTCCCGAGCTGTGGATGGACCGCATGGCCAGTACCTGGCCGGGACCGAACACCTGGCTGGTGCCGCATCAGAACATGTTGCCGCAGTGGATTACCGGCGTGCATGAAACCGTGGCGCTGCGGGTCAGCGATCACCCGCAAGTACGGGACTTGTGCGCACTGGTCGGGCCGCTGGTGTCGACGTCCGCCAATCCGCAGGGCCGGCCGGCGGCGCGCACACGGATTCGTGTCGAGCAGTATTTTCGTGGACAGATTGATCTGGTGCTGGGCGGGAATCTGGGTGGGCGCAAGAACCCGAGCGTGATTCGGGATCTGGCGACCGGGCATGTCGTGCGGCCGGATTAA
- the dprA gene encoding DNA-processing protein DprA, protein MSMPAVTPVSPAELEARLRLHRLPELGPARFKKLLEAFGSASKAISAPASAWCALGLPLSCAEARRSAEIRDGASHALEWLEHRGQHLLMFDQHDYPALLKEISDAPPLLFVAGDPGILEKPQLAMVGSRRASRPGMDTAASFSRSLAGAGFVITSGLALGIDAAAHQAALDVGGQTIGVLGTGLEKFYPQRNRRLADTMIASGSAVLSEFPLDAGPTASNFPRRNRIISGLSLGVLVVEASIASGSLITARLAAEQGREVYAIPGSIHHPGAKGCHQLIRDGAVLVETIDHILEALRGWQRLPLSTNASVGVVSHPLLKLLHAAPQTSEMLADASGWTLPKVLAALTELEMDGRAVCENGRWFARVS, encoded by the coding sequence ATGTCGATGCCTGCTGTTACACCGGTTTCCCCTGCGGAACTGGAAGCTCGTCTACGTCTTCACCGGTTACCTGAACTTGGCCCGGCGCGTTTCAAAAAACTGCTGGAAGCCTTTGGATCCGCGTCCAAAGCCATCAGCGCACCGGCCAGCGCCTGGTGTGCGTTGGGCCTGCCGCTGTCTTGCGCCGAGGCTCGGCGCAGCGCAGAAATCCGCGATGGCGCGAGTCACGCGTTGGAGTGGCTAGAGCATCGGGGCCAGCATTTGCTGATGTTTGACCAACACGATTACCCGGCGCTGCTGAAGGAAATCAGCGATGCACCGCCGTTGTTATTCGTGGCTGGCGACCCCGGCATCCTGGAAAAACCGCAACTGGCGATGGTGGGCAGTCGTCGTGCTTCCCGGCCTGGGATGGATACCGCCGCGTCGTTCTCCCGCAGCCTGGCCGGCGCCGGTTTTGTCATCACCAGCGGTCTGGCGCTCGGTATCGACGCCGCCGCGCATCAGGCGGCGCTGGACGTTGGCGGGCAAACGATCGGTGTACTTGGCACGGGACTTGAAAAGTTTTATCCACAGCGTAATAGACGGCTGGCCGATACGATGATTGCCTCTGGTAGCGCGGTTCTTTCGGAGTTCCCGCTGGACGCCGGGCCGACCGCCAGCAACTTCCCCCGACGCAACCGAATCATCAGCGGTTTGTCCCTCGGTGTGTTGGTGGTCGAGGCCAGTATCGCCAGCGGTTCATTGATCACCGCGAGGCTGGCGGCGGAACAAGGGCGCGAGGTGTATGCGATTCCGGGATCGATCCATCACCCGGGCGCGAAGGGTTGCCACCAGTTGATACGCGATGGCGCGGTGTTGGTGGAAACCATCGATCACATACTCGAAGCGTTGCGAGGCTGGCAACGGCTGCCGCTTTCCACCAATGCATCGGTGGGAGTGGTGAGCCATCCGTTGCTGAAATTGCTCCACGCCGCACCCCAAACCAGTGAAATGCTGGCCGACGCCAGTGGTTGGACCTTGCCCAAAGTGCTGGCGGCGTTGACGGAGCTGGAAATGGACGGCCGAGCCGTGTGCGAAAACGGTCGCTGGTTTGCGCGGGTGAGCTAG
- a CDS encoding LysM domain-containing protein encodes MRKSLLALLLLASAGLAHGQVQLKEGFPQQYTVIAGDTLWGVSGKFLREPWQWPELWQANPQIENPNLIYPGDSLSLVYVNGQPRLTLNRGASRGTIKLSPRVRSSPVAEAIPSIPLKSINSFLLSNRIVDKVEDFDKAPYIVAGDAERVLSGIGDRIFARGHFDPAHPVYGIFRQGKVYTDPQTQEFLGINADDIGGGEIVATEGDVATLALQRTTQEVRLGDRLFSGEERSINSTFMPSAPKTDINGLIIDVPRGVTQIGALDVVTLNKGQRDGLAEGNVLVVMKTGETVRDRISGHPLKIPDERAGLLMVFRTYDKLSYGLVLTASRSLAVMDKVRNP; translated from the coding sequence ATGAGGAAATCACTACTCGCCTTGCTCCTTCTGGCCTCGGCCGGTTTGGCGCACGGGCAAGTGCAACTCAAGGAAGGTTTTCCGCAGCAATACACCGTTATAGCGGGCGATACACTCTGGGGTGTCTCGGGGAAATTCCTCCGCGAACCGTGGCAGTGGCCGGAGCTCTGGCAAGCCAATCCGCAGATCGAAAACCCCAACCTCATCTATCCCGGCGATTCGCTGTCGCTGGTCTACGTCAACGGCCAACCGCGGCTTACCCTCAATCGCGGCGCGTCCCGAGGCACCATCAAGCTCTCACCGCGCGTGCGCAGTAGTCCGGTGGCCGAGGCGATCCCGAGCATTCCACTGAAATCCATCAACAGCTTCCTGCTGAGCAATCGCATCGTCGACAAGGTTGAGGATTTCGACAAGGCGCCTTACATCGTCGCGGGCGATGCCGAACGGGTCCTCAGCGGCATCGGTGACCGGATCTTCGCCCGTGGCCACTTCGACCCGGCGCATCCGGTCTACGGCATCTTCCGTCAGGGCAAGGTCTACACCGATCCGCAAACCCAGGAATTTCTGGGGATCAACGCCGATGACATCGGCGGCGGCGAAATTGTCGCGACCGAAGGCGACGTTGCCACGCTGGCGCTGCAACGCACTACACAGGAAGTGCGCCTCGGCGACCGTTTGTTCAGCGGTGAAGAGCGTTCGATCAACTCGACCTTCATGCCCAGTGCGCCAAAAACCGACATCAATGGCTTGATCATCGATGTGCCGCGCGGGGTTACCCAGATTGGCGCGCTGGACGTCGTTACGCTGAACAAGGGTCAGCGCGACGGTCTGGCCGAGGGCAATGTACTGGTGGTGATGAAAACCGGTGAGACCGTGCGCGACCGGATTTCCGGTCATCCGCTGAAAATTCCCGATGAGCGCGCCGGGTTGCTGATGGTTTTCCGCACCTACGACAAGCTCAGCTACGGGTTGGTGCTGACCGCGTCACGTTCGCTGGCGGTCATGGACAAGGTGCGAAACCCTTAG